The following proteins come from a genomic window of Triticum aestivum cultivar Chinese Spring chromosome 6A, IWGSC CS RefSeq v2.1, whole genome shotgun sequence:
- the LOC123127271 gene encoding methyl-CpG-binding domain protein 2 isoform X3, which translates to MPPGCGPGRGRAAADGPARGSGRWHAVADGPARGSGRGRAGADGPSRGSGRGRAAADGPARGRGHGRAAADGPTRGRGRGRAAAADGPSRGRGRGRAAVGGPAHGRGRGRSRVGGTLPSPPRIHLAPPVIRPRYVPRAPPGLENRKRKRDGWLPYVSEVEATLNRRKRKAIRKLRHSGFEDHIVMGPLPKDWRGFDHAFVESLKASYADVSYLGTPDYICGYCGAYFWYEERVQGKPSYTKLLLYC; encoded by the exons ATGCCTCCTGGCTGTGGACCGGGTCGCGGTCGTGCCGCTGCTGATGGCCCTGCCCGTGGAAGCGGGCGCTGGCATGCCGTTGCTGATGGCCCTGCCCGTGGAAGCGGGCGAGGGCGTGCCGGTGCTGATGGCCCTTCCCGTGGAAGCGGGCGAGGGCGTGCCGCTGCTGATGGCCCTGCCCGTGGAAGGGGGCATGGGCGTGCCGCTGCTGATGGTCCTACCCGTGGAAGGGGGCGTGGGCGTGCCGCTGCTGCTGATGGTCCTTCCCGTGGAAGGGGGAGAGGGCGTGCTGCTGTTGGTGGCCCTGCCCATGGAAGGGGGCGTGGGCGTAGTAGGGTTGGTGGCACACTTCCTTCTCCTCCTAGAATTCATCTTGCTCCTCCTGTCATTCGGCCGCGTTATGTGCCCCGTGCCCCACCTGGGCTCGAGAATCGCAAACGTAAAC GAGATGGTTGGTTACCCTATGTGAGTGAGGTTGAGGCAACGTTGAACCGCAGGAAGCGCAAGGCAATTAGAAAGCTGCGCCATTCTGGATTTGAAG ACCATATTGTTATGGGCCCTTTGCCGAAAGATTGGCGTGGTTTCGATCATGCATTTGTTGAGTCGCTTAAAG CTTCATATGCAGATGTATCGTACCTTGGTACACCAGATTATATCTGTGGATATTGTGGTGCTTATTTCTGGTACGAGGAGAGGGTACAGGGAAAACCATCATATACAAAAC TGCTTTTATACTGTTGA